A genomic segment from Rhodothermus sp. encodes:
- a CDS encoding VOC family protein, producing the protein MQPTRSPDATPPTEEIRAIHLDHAAIMTTRLEVAVDFYTRLIGLHLRIIEEDPIRKGRRRALLTDMHGRDVLELIEMPELSHPTIPGRGGLHHLGFRVPLADWHALRARLDAAGYPYQEVHQRLFVRDADGLVLEIEPLR; encoded by the coding sequence ATGCAACCAACCCGTAGCCCCGATGCCACACCGCCCACCGAAGAGATTCGGGCTATCCACCTTGACCATGCGGCGATCATGACCACCCGACTTGAGGTTGCCGTGGATTTCTACACGCGCCTTATCGGCCTGCACCTGCGCATTATTGAAGAAGATCCCATTCGCAAAGGCCGACGCCGGGCCCTGTTAACCGACATGCACGGCCGGGATGTACTGGAGCTTATTGAAATGCCCGAACTGAGCCATCCAACTATCCCTGGACGCGGAGGCCTTCATCATCTGGGATTTCGGGTACCACTGGCCGACTGGCATGCCCTCCGGGCCCGCCTGGATGCGGCCGGCTATCCCTATCAGGAGGTGCACCAGCGGTTGTTTGTACGGGACGCAGATGGCCTGGTGCTGGAAATCGAGCCGCTTCGCTGA